One Candidatus Babeliales bacterium DNA segment encodes these proteins:
- a CDS encoding aldehyde dehydrogenase: MMKLQKIVSLNPGKNYEVVGEIPVSTIDEINKKVSQAHDAKQSWANLDVKKRLELLEDIYNEFVQRKNEIGSLATLEMGMPASVRTIIDIDAGLHYMRGYLDLAEDWLKPDIVFEDEDEIHHLFFEPRGVIAVSSPWNYPFCNFIWGVIPNLVVGNTVVFKHSEECPLTGKLLEDIMLSKNLPAGVFNEIYGDGSSVGDYLMNSVIDGIHFTGSTGAGKHLYQVAAKNFIPALLELGGSGPGIVFDDANLSSTIESIYWNRFVNSGQTCDGLKRLIVHHTLFDKVISQLKELLATKKIGDPQDPSVDIGPLVAERQCLLIEEQVADARDKGAKIICGGKRPHGLLGAYFQPTILTNITADMRVWKEEVFGPVLPIVSFESDEQAIALANDTTYGLGAYVYTNNKQRALDISKRIQTGNISVNAANYNRVQDPFGGYKNSGIGRENGKQGLRELCFSKLIALKK, translated from the coding sequence ATGATGAAATTGCAAAAAATTGTGTCACTGAATCCTGGTAAAAATTATGAAGTTGTCGGAGAAATACCTGTTTCAACAATCGATGAAATAAACAAGAAAGTTTCTCAAGCTCACGATGCAAAGCAATCTTGGGCTAACCTTGATGTCAAAAAACGCCTCGAATTACTCGAAGATATTTATAACGAATTTGTACAAAGAAAAAATGAAATTGGATCGCTTGCAACCTTAGAAATGGGAATGCCAGCATCAGTGCGCACTATCATAGATATCGATGCTGGTCTGCATTATATGCGTGGTTATCTTGACTTGGCAGAGGATTGGCTTAAACCAGATATAGTTTTTGAAGATGAAGATGAAATTCACCATCTTTTTTTTGAGCCACGTGGAGTCATTGCAGTAAGCTCTCCCTGGAATTATCCTTTTTGTAATTTTATATGGGGCGTTATACCAAATTTAGTTGTAGGAAACACTGTTGTTTTTAAACATTCAGAGGAGTGCCCGCTCACCGGAAAACTTCTTGAAGATATAATGTTATCAAAAAATTTACCTGCAGGTGTTTTCAATGAAATATATGGTGATGGATCTAGTGTTGGCGATTATCTGATGAATAGCGTAATTGATGGTATTCATTTTACGGGAAGCACAGGAGCTGGAAAACATTTATATCAAGTTGCAGCAAAAAACTTCATTCCTGCATTATTAGAACTTGGTGGCTCCGGCCCAGGAATTGTTTTTGACGATGCTAATCTATCAAGCACGATTGAATCAATTTATTGGAATCGTTTTGTGAATAGCGGCCAAACGTGTGATGGACTCAAACGACTTATTGTTCATCATACTCTTTTTGACAAAGTCATTTCGCAATTAAAAGAACTTTTAGCAACTAAAAAAATTGGGGACCCGCAAGATCCATCCGTTGATATTGGTCCACTAGTTGCAGAAAGACAATGTCTGCTCATCGAAGAGCAAGTTGCTGATGCGCGAGATAAAGGCGCAAAAATTATTTGCGGAGGAAAGCGTCCTCATGGTTTATTAGGTGCTTACTTTCAGCCAACAATTCTTACGAATATTACTGCTGATATGCGCGTATGGAAAGAAGAGGTTTTTGGACCAGTCTTACCAATCGTTTCATTTGAGTCTGATGAGCAAGCTATTGCTTTAGCTAACGATACCACATATGGCCTTGGGGCATATGTATATACCAACAATAAGCAGCGAGCATTAGATATCAGCAAACGTATTCAAACAGGAAATATTAGTGTCAATGCTGCAAATTACAATAGAGTGCAAGATCCTTTTGGCGGTTACAAAAATTCAGGCATAGGGCGTGAGAATGGAAAACAAGGATTAAGGGAATTATGCTTTTCTAAGCTCATAGCCTTAAAAAAATAA
- a CDS encoding class I SAM-dependent methyltransferase has translation MSKDNIHAYGQLCGLFYDATEKYASEQEVDFFISFIQQYPGRVLEAMSGSGRLQIPLIKCGYVVDGVDHSYAMLARCRQRCASLGLEPELYEQSLENLALPHTYNTVIIAFGSLQLISDRDLAFKALKNLNAHMLPGGNLLIDIFVPDITIDEYSISTVRLDEHKMIRLKRRHIFDEHKKIVTTFSLFELIIDGTTEKQENELIELVWRSDKQWQELLLEAGFEIVQIYDERFKESEPSRVIHARSVTKN, from the coding sequence ATGAGTAAAGATAATATACATGCTTATGGGCAGCTCTGTGGTCTGTTTTATGATGCAACTGAAAAGTATGCTTCTGAGCAGGAAGTAGATTTTTTTATTTCATTTATTCAGCAGTATCCTGGTAGAGTTTTGGAAGCAATGTCAGGGTCAGGACGATTACAAATTCCTTTGATCAAGTGCGGATATGTTGTTGATGGAGTTGATCATTCTTATGCAATGCTTGCACGTTGTCGTCAACGCTGTGCCAGCTTGGGACTCGAGCCAGAACTTTATGAGCAGTCGCTTGAAAATCTTGCATTACCACACACATATAACACTGTTATCATAGCATTCGGTTCGTTGCAGCTTATATCTGATCGCGATCTTGCTTTTAAAGCACTTAAAAACCTCAATGCCCATATGCTTCCTGGTGGTAATTTATTAATAGATATTTTTGTACCCGACATAACAATTGATGAATACAGCATATCAACAGTTCGCCTCGACGAGCACAAAATGATACGTTTAAAAAGACGACATATATTTGATGAGCATAAAAAAATAGTGACTACTTTTTCTTTGTTTGAGTTGATAATTGATGGGACTACTGAAAAACAGGAAAACGAACTTATAGAATTAGTTTGGCGCTCAGATAAGCAGTGGCAAGAATTGTTGCTCGAAGCTGGTTTTGAAATAGTTCAAATTTATGATGAAAGATTTAAGGAATCGGAACCATCACGTGTTATTCATGCCAGGTCTGTTACGAAAAATTGA
- a CDS encoding thioredoxin family protein: MVSGKKSIIFGLVCLIFITSNIYSYQNNNPKSLVEIVQATFKKEILDSPIPVILMITSKGNDTSRLLETLFLDVHKELQGRAKVVALNIDKSLSFAQELGVVTAPVLMIYNKGKKVGSLELSMSPAEIKHIVKYVRNLNIFTSLGYYRLLMKLLGKIT; the protein is encoded by the coding sequence ATGGTTTCAGGTAAAAAATCAATCATTTTTGGCTTAGTATGTTTGATTTTTATAACATCAAATATTTACTCGTATCAAAACAATAATCCTAAATCGCTTGTTGAAATTGTTCAGGCTACGTTTAAAAAAGAGATTTTAGATAGCCCTATTCCTGTTATTTTGATGATAACTTCTAAAGGAAATGATACTTCTCGGTTGTTAGAAACTTTGTTTTTAGACGTTCACAAAGAGCTTCAGGGACGAGCAAAAGTGGTTGCTTTAAATATAGATAAAAGTTTAAGTTTTGCACAAGAGCTTGGAGTAGTGACTGCACCCGTTCTTATGATCTACAACAAAGGTAAAAAAGTTGGCTCTCTTGAACTTAGTATGTCGCCAGCAGAAATAAAACATATTGTGAAATATGTTCGAAATTTAAACATTTTCACTTCTTTAGGTTACTACCGCTTGTTAATGAAATTGCTTGGTAAAATAACATAA
- the atpA gene encoding F0F1 ATP synthase subunit alpha, with product MNTKDLELISLLQQELQDKPHKELDEVGVVVQVGDGICKVYGLMDAIYGELVAFEGGNKGIILNMSDDFVSIFVLSQTISVTEGEVVKRTGEALKIPVGDGMLGRVINALGEPIDGLGKIATSSYRFVEQDCATIIERTPISQSLQTGVLAIDALVPIGKGQRELIVGNRNTGKTALAIDVILNQKGKDVICIYVSIGQRQGNLARLVKKLEERGALEYTVVMSADSSEASLNQYLAPYSGTALGEYFMHKGKDVLIVYDDLTNHAVAYREMSLLMRRAPGREAYPGDVFYLHSRLLERSACLKAGGSITSLPIIQIQEDDITAYIPTNLISITDGQLFLDAQLFKQGIRPAISVELSVSRVGGAAQTLAVKKMSKALRLELAQYNELLSFAQFGTELDEISQRQLNRGAVAVEILKQEQFLHYSFVDEAIILFMLRQSILDSISLKEISSFIQKSISYVASVYPDLYQEIKMSQDVSEGNLEKLKVIMAEFAQLFRNEQSE from the coding sequence ATGAACACAAAAGATTTAGAATTAATTTCCTTACTGCAACAAGAGTTGCAAGATAAACCACATAAAGAACTAGATGAAGTTGGGGTTGTTGTCCAAGTTGGTGATGGTATTTGTAAAGTTTACGGACTTATGGATGCTATTTACGGCGAGCTTGTAGCTTTTGAGGGTGGTAACAAAGGTATCATTTTAAACATGAGTGATGATTTTGTTTCTATTTTTGTTTTATCTCAAACTATTTCAGTTACTGAAGGTGAAGTAGTAAAGCGCACCGGTGAAGCTTTAAAAATTCCAGTTGGAGACGGCATGCTTGGTCGCGTAATCAACGCACTGGGCGAACCAATTGATGGTCTTGGCAAGATTGCTACATCGTCATATCGATTTGTTGAGCAAGATTGTGCAACAATTATTGAACGAACACCGATTTCACAGTCGCTGCAAACAGGTGTTTTAGCAATTGATGCCTTGGTACCAATTGGAAAAGGGCAACGTGAATTAATCGTAGGAAACCGAAATACCGGTAAAACAGCGCTTGCTATCGACGTTATTTTGAATCAAAAAGGCAAAGATGTTATTTGCATTTATGTTTCAATTGGCCAAAGACAAGGTAATCTAGCGCGCTTAGTAAAAAAATTAGAAGAGCGTGGCGCTCTTGAGTACACCGTTGTTATGAGCGCTGACTCAAGTGAAGCTTCGTTAAATCAATATCTTGCACCATATTCTGGTACTGCTCTTGGTGAATATTTTATGCACAAGGGTAAAGATGTTTTAATTGTGTATGATGATTTAACAAATCATGCTGTGGCATATCGAGAAATGTCTCTTTTGATGCGTCGAGCTCCTGGACGTGAAGCGTATCCTGGTGACGTATTTTATTTACACTCTCGGCTACTTGAACGTTCAGCTTGTCTAAAAGCTGGTGGATCAATCACATCGCTACCAATTATTCAAATTCAAGAAGATGATATCACGGCATACATTCCGACAAACTTAATTTCCATCACTGATGGACAGTTGTTTTTAGATGCTCAGTTGTTTAAACAGGGTATACGACCAGCTATCAGCGTTGAGCTTTCAGTGTCACGTGTGGGTGGCGCAGCTCAGACGTTAGCTGTTAAAAAAATGTCGAAAGCACTTCGTTTAGAACTTGCACAATATAATGAACTTTTGAGCTTTGCTCAGTTTGGAACAGAACTTGATGAAATTTCACAACGACAATTGAATCGTGGAGCTGTAGCTGTTGAAATTTTAAAACAAGAGCAGTTTTTACATTATTCATTCGTCGATGAGGCAATTATTTTATTCATGCTCCGACAAAGCATTTTAGACAGCATTTCTTTAAAAGAAATTTCTTCGTTTATCCAAAAAAGCATAAGTTACGTTGCATCGGTGTATCCAGACTTGTACCAAGAAATTAAAATGTCTCAGGATGTATCTGAAGGCAATTTGGAAAAACTAAAAGTTATCATGGCAGAGTTTGCTCAATTGTTTAGAAATGAGCAATCAGAGTAA
- a CDS encoding F0F1 ATP synthase subunit delta yields the protein MIYSQSLVAKQYAKAYLIEYGDILTSTDIDNMKLAIRFFRRHHNFMSLVSLMTKLHEKKHVMIDEIFSHFSLHDTLKKLVKILLRHKRLLYFAQVLQDICCLFEIRSGSLEVSIQTATPLTESEITKFETFFAKLSGKRIISHVEIDPSLIAGIRMQSEIFLWEYSIAARLRKLRHKMITP from the coding sequence ATGATATATTCACAATCACTAGTCGCAAAACAATACGCTAAAGCTTATTTGATTGAGTATGGCGACATTTTGACATCAACCGATATTGATAACATGAAACTGGCAATTCGTTTTTTTCGTCGGCATCATAATTTTATGTCCTTGGTAAGTTTGATGACGAAATTACATGAAAAAAAACATGTTATGATTGATGAAATATTTTCTCATTTTTCGCTCCATGATACCTTGAAAAAATTAGTAAAGATTTTACTCAGGCATAAACGCCTTTTGTATTTTGCCCAAGTTTTACAAGATATTTGTTGTTTGTTTGAAATTCGTAGTGGAAGCTTAGAAGTCTCTATACAAACAGCAACTCCATTGACAGAGTCTGAGATAACAAAATTTGAAACATTTTTCGCAAAACTTTCTGGCAAACGGATTATAAGTCATGTAGAAATTGATCCATCTTTAATTGCTGGAATTAGAATGCAATCGGAGATTTTCTTATGGGAATATTCTATTGCAGCACGATTGCGAAAATTACGTCATAAAATGATTACACCATAA
- a CDS encoding ATP synthase F0 subunit C, with the protein MDANIVDYTKAAVFVAAAIAMAIGTVGPSLAQGMIGRAACENIGKYPESNSKIRMAMIISMALVETCAIYVMIIAVIVVIKVS; encoded by the coding sequence ATGGATGCAAATATAGTTGACTATACTAAAGCGGCAGTTTTTGTTGCAGCTGCAATAGCTATGGCAATAGGGACAGTCGGTCCATCACTAGCGCAAGGGATGATTGGGCGAGCAGCTTGTGAAAACATTGGAAAATATCCTGAGTCAAATTCTAAAATTCGCATGGCTATGATTATTTCAATGGCGCTTGTTGAAACATGTGCCATATACGTTATGATTATAGCTGTTATAGTTGTTATTAAAGTAAGCTAA
- a CDS encoding deoxynucleoside kinase: MKHTKAHAFPTIFVEGNVGVGKSTFLNFIKQHINVHVIYEPNNLWQDVEGHNLLEQFFLDGSRWAYTLQSYILLTRVDQLLHADEQDSGRAIRFVERSIYSGRYCFAQVAKEIGTMNGLEWCLYKKSWDRESARIQQQSSGLQPQGSQPQGFIYLRTPAEVCYKRIMSRGRFEEKPISLDYLKALEEKYDDWFIHKKGVDEHVLSLPQLILDNSLDLLTDKDMQEHYLKLVQEFIEKVQASNQG, from the coding sequence ATGAAGCACACAAAAGCACACGCATTTCCAACTATTTTTGTTGAAGGAAACGTAGGAGTTGGAAAATCGACGTTTTTAAATTTTATAAAGCAGCATATCAATGTACATGTCATCTATGAGCCAAATAACTTATGGCAAGACGTTGAAGGACATAATTTACTAGAGCAGTTTTTCTTAGACGGTTCGCGTTGGGCCTATACGCTTCAAAGTTATATTTTACTCACGCGCGTCGATCAGCTACTTCATGCTGATGAACAAGATAGCGGACGAGCGATACGCTTTGTTGAAAGGTCGATTTATTCTGGGCGTTATTGTTTTGCTCAAGTGGCAAAAGAAATTGGCACCATGAACGGTCTTGAGTGGTGCTTGTATAAAAAATCATGGGATCGTGAATCTGCAAGAATACAACAGCAATCATCGGGTTTACAACCGCAAGGTTCACAACCGCAAGGTTTTATTTATTTGCGAACTCCAGCAGAAGTTTGTTACAAAAGAATAATGAGTCGAGGTAGATTTGAAGAAAAGCCTATTTCTTTAGATTATCTAAAAGCTCTAGAAGAAAAATATGATGATTGGTTTATCCATAAAAAGGGTGTTGATGAGCACGTTTTAAGCCTGCCTCAATTGATTTTGGATAACTCCCTAGATTTATTAACTGATAAAGATATGCAAGAACATTATTTGAAGTTGGTGCAGGAATTTATTGAAAAAGTGCAAGCCTCCAATCAAGGTTAA